In the genome of Hevea brasiliensis isolate MT/VB/25A 57/8 chromosome 14, ASM3005281v1, whole genome shotgun sequence, the window NNNNNNNNNNNNNNNNNNNNNNNNNNNNNNNNNNNNNNNNNNNNNNNNNNNNNNNNNNNNNNNNNNNNNNNNNNNNNNNNNNNNNNNNNNNNNNNNNNNNNNNNNNNNNNNNNNNNNNNNNNNNNNNNNNNNNNNNNNNNNNNNNNNNNNNNNNNNNNNNNNNNNNNNNNNNNNNNNNNNNNNNNNNNNNNNNNNNNNNNNNNNNNNNNNNNNNNNNNNNNNNNNNNNNNNNNNNNNNNNNNNNNNNNNNNNNNNNNNNNNNNNNNNNNNNNNNNNNNNNNNNNNNNNNNNNNNNNNNNNNNNNNNNNNNNNNNNNNNNNNNNNNNNNNNNNNNNNNNNNNNNNNNNNNNNNNNNNNNNNNNNNNNNNNNNNNNNNNNNNNNNNNNNNNNNNNNNNNNNNNNNNNNNNNNNNNNNNNNNNNNNNNNNNNNNNNNNNNNNNNNNNNNNNNNNNNNNNNNNNNNNNNNNNNNNNNNNNNNNNNNNNNNNNNNNNNNNNNNNNNNNNNNNNNNNNNNNNNNNNNNNNNNNNNNNNNNNNNNNNNNNNNNNNNNNNNNNNNNNNNNNNNNNNNNNNNNNNNNNNNNNNNNNNNNNNNNNNNNNNNNNNNNNNNNNNNNNNNNNNNNNNNNNNNNNNNNNNNNNNNNNNNNNNNNNNNNNNNNNNNNNNNNNNNNNNNNNNNNNNNNNNNNNNNNNNNNNNNNNNNNNNNNNNNNNNNNNNNNNNNNNNNNNNNNNNNNNNNNNNNNNNNNNNNNNNNNNNNNNNNNNNNNNNNNNNNNNNNNNNNNNNNNNNNNNNNNNNNNNNNNNNNNNNNNNNNNNNNNNNNNNNNNNNNNNNNNNNNNNNNNNNNNNNNNNNNNNNNNNNNNNNNNNNNNNNNNNNNNNNNNNNNNNNNNNNNNNNNNNNNNNNNNNNNNNNNNNNNNNNNNNNNNNNNNNNNNNNNNNNNNNNNNNNNNNNNNNNNNNNNNNNNNNNNNNNNNNNNNNNNNNNNNNNNNNNNNNNNNNNNNNNNNNNNNNNNNNNNNNNNNNNNNNNNNNNNNNNNNNNNNNNNNNNNNNNNNNNNNNNNNNNNNNNNNNNNNNNNNNNNNNNNNNNNNNNNNNNNNNNNNNNNNNNNNNNNNNNNNNNNNNNNNNNNNNNNNNNNNNNNNNNNNNNNNNNNNNNNNNNNNNNNNNNNNNNNNNNNNNNNNNNNNNNNNNNNNNNNNNNNNNNNNNNNNNNNNNNNNNNNNNNNNNNNNNNNNNNNNNNNNNNNNNNNNNNNNNNNNNNNNNNNNNNNNNNNNNNNNNNNNNNNNNNNNNNNNNNNNNNNNNNNNNNNNNNNNNNNNNNNNNNNNNNNNNNNNNNNNNNNNNNNNNNNNNNNNNNNNNNNNNNNNNNNNNNNNNNNNNNNNNNNNNNNNNNNNNNNNNNNNNNNNNNNNNNNNNNNNNNNNNNNNNNNNNNNNNNNNNNNNNNNNNNNNNNNNNNNNNNNNNNNNNNNNNNNNNNNNNNNNNNNNNNNNNNNNNNNNNNNNNNNNNNNNNNNNNNNNNNNNNNNNNNNNNNNNNNNNNNNNNNNNNNNNNNNNNNNNNNNNNNNNNNNNNNNNNNNNNNNNNNNNNNNNNNNNNNNNNNNNNNNNNNNNNNNNNNNNNNNNNNNNNNNNNNNNNNNNNNNNNNNNNNNNNNNNNNNNNNNNNNNNNNNNNNNNNNNNNNNNNNNNNNNNNNNNNNNNNNNNNNNNNNNNNNNNNNNNNNNNNNNNNNNNNNNNNNNNNNNNNNNNNNNNNNNNNNNNNNNNNNNNNNNNNNNNNNNNNNNNNNNNNNNNNNNNNNNNNNNNNNNNNNNNNNNNNNNNNNNNNNNNNNNNNNNNNNNNNNNNNNNNNNNNNNNNNNNNNNNNNNNNNNNNNNNNNNNNNNNNNNNNNNNNNNNNNNNNNNNNNNNNNNNNNNNNNNNNNNNNNNNNNNNNNNNNNNNNNNNNNNNNNNNNNNNNNNNNNNNNNNNNNNNNNNNNNNNNNNNNNNNNNNNNNNNNNNNNNNNNNNNNNNNNNNNNNNNNNNNNNNNNNNNNNNNNNNNNNNNNNNNNNNNNNNNNNNNNNNNNNNNNNNNNNNNNNNNNNNNNNNNNNNNNNNNNNNNNNNNNNNNNNNNNNNNNNNNNNNNNNNNNNNNNNNNNNNNNNNNNNNNNNNNNNNNNNNNNNNNNNNNNNNNNNNNNNNNNNNNNNNNNNNNNNNNNNNNNNNNNNNNNNNNNNNNNNNNNNNNNNNNNNNNNNNNNNNNNNNNNNNNNNNNNNNNNNNNNNNNNNNNNNNNNNNNNNNNNNNNNNNNNNNNNNNNNNNNNNNNNNNNNNNNNNNNNNNNNNNNNNNNNNNNNNNNNNNNNNNNNNNNNNNNNNNNNNNNNNNNNNNNNNNNNNNNNNNNNNNNNNNNNNNNNNNNNNNNNNNNNNNNNNNNNNNNNNNNNNNNNNNNNNNNNNNNNNNNNNNNNNNNNNNNNNNNNNNNNNNNNNNNNNNNNNNNNNNNNNNNNNNNNNNNNNNNNNNNNNNNNNNNNNNNNNNNNNNNNNNNNNNNNNNNNNNNNNNNNNNNNNNNNNNNNNNNNNNNNNNNNNNNNNNNNNNNNNNNNNNNNNNNNNNNNNNNNNNNNNNNNNNNNNNNNNNNNNNNNNNNNNNNNNNNNNNNNNNNNNNNNNNNNNNNNNNNNNNNNNNNNNNNNNNNNNNNNNNNNNNNNNNNNNNNNNNNNNNNNNNNNNNNNNNNNNNNNNNNNNNNNNNNNNNNNNNNNNNNNNNNNNNNNNNNNNNNNNNNNNNNNNNNNNNNNNNNNNNNNNNNNNNNNNNNNNNNNNNNNNNNNNNNNNNNNNNNNNNNNNNNNNNNNNNNNNNNNNNNNNNNNNNNNNNNNNNNNNNNNNNNNNNNNNNNNNNNNNNNNNNNNNNNNNNNNNNNNNNNNNNNNNNNNNNNNNNNNNNNNNNNNNNNNNNNNNNNNNNNNNNNNNNNNNNNNNNNNNNNNNNNNNNNNNNNNNNNNNNNNNNNNNNNNNNNNNNNNNNNNNNNNNNNNNNNNNNNNNNNNNNNNNNNNNNNNNNNNNNNNNNNNNNNNNNNNNNNNNNNNNNNNNNNNNNNNNNNNNNNNNNNNNNNNNNNNNNNNNNNNNNNNNNNNNNNNNNNNNNNNNNNNNNNNNNNNNNNNNNNNNNNNNNNNNNNNNNNNNNNNNNNNNNNNNNNNNNNNNNNNNNNNNNNNNNNNNNNNNNNNNNNNNNNNNNNNNNNNNNNNNNNNNNNNNNNNNNNNNNNNNNNNNNNNNNNNNNNNNNNNNNNNNNNNNNNNNNNNNNNNNNNNNNNNNNNNNNNNNNNNNNNNNNNNNNNNNNNNNNNNNNNNNNNNNNNNNNNNNNNNNNNNNNNNNNNNNNNNNNNNNNNNNNNNNNNNNNNNNNNNNNNNNNNNNNNNNNNNNNNNNNNNNNNNNNNNNNNNNNNNNNNNNNNNNNNNNNNNNNNNNNNNNNNNNNNNNNNNNNNNNNNNNNNNNNNNNNNNNNNNNNNNNNNNNNNNNNNNNNNNNNNNNNNNNNNNNNNNNNNNNNNNNNNNNNNNNNNNNNNNNNNNNNNNNNNNNNNNNNNNNNNNNNNNNNNNNNNNNNNNNNNNNNNNNNNNNNNNNNNNNNNNNNNNNNNNNNNNNNNNNNNNNNNNNNNNNNNNNNNNNNNNNNNNNNNNNNNNNNNNNNNNNNNNNNNNNNNNNNNNNNNNNNNNNNNNNNNNNNNNNNNNNNNNNNNNNNNNNNNNNNNNNNNNNNNNNNNNNNNNNNNNNNNNNNNNNNNNNNNNNNNNNNNNNNNNNNNNNNNNNNNNNNNNNNNNNNNNNNNNNNNNNNNNNNNNNNNNNNNNNNNNNNNNNNNNNNNNNNNNNNNNNNNNNNNNNNNNNNNNNNNNNNNNNNNNNNNNNNNNNNNNNNNNNNNNNNNNNNNNNNNNNNNNNNNNNNNNNNNNNNNNNNNNNNNNNNNNNNNNNNNNNNNNNNNNNNNNNNNNNNNNNNNNNNNNNNNNNNNNNNNNNNNNNNNNNNNNNNNNNNNNNNNNNNNNNNNNNNNNNNNNNNNNNNNNNNNNNNNNNNNNNNNNNNNNNNNNNNNNNNNNNNNNNNNNNNNNNNNNNNNNNNNNNNNNNNNNNNNNNNNNNNNNNNNNNNNNNNNNNNNNNNNNNNNNNNNNNNNNNNNNNNNNNNNNNNNNNNNNNNNNNNNNNNNNNNNNNNNNNNNNNNNNNNNNNNNNNNNNNNNNNNNNNNNNNNNNNNNNNNNNNNNNNNNNNNNNNNNNNNNNNNNNNNNNNNNNNNNNNNNNNNNNNNNNNNNNNNNNNNNNNNNNNNNNNNNNNNNNNNNNNNNNNNNNNNNNNNNNNNNNNNNNNNNNNNNNNNNNNNNNNNNNNNNNNNNNNNNNNNNNNNNNNNNNNNNNNNNNNNNNNNNNNNNNNNNNNNNNNNNNNNNNNNNNNNNNNNNNNNNNNNNNNNNNNNNNNNNNNNNNNNNNNNNNNNNNNNNNNNNNNNNNNNNNNNNNNNNNNNNNNNNNNNNNNNNNNNNNNNNNNNNNNNNNNNNNNNNNNNNNNNNNNNNNNNNNNNNNNNNNNNNNNNNNNNNNNNNNNNNNNNNNNNNNNNNNNNNNNNNNNNNNNNNNNNNNNNNNNNNNNNNNNNNNNNNNNNNNNNNNNNNNNNNNNNNNNNNNNNNNNNNNNNNNNNNNNNNNNNNNNNNNNNNNNNNNNNNNNNNNNNNNNNNNNNNNNNNNNNNNNNNNNNNNNNNNNNNNNNNNNNNNNNNNNNNNNNNNNNNNNNNNNNNNNNNNNNNNNNNNNNNNNNNNNNNNNNNNNNNNNNNNNNNNNNNNNNNNNNNNNNNNNNNNNNNNNNNNNNNNNNNNNNNNNNNNNNNNNNNNNNNNNNNNNNNNNNNNNNNNNNNNNNNNNNNNNNNNNNNNNNNNNNNNNNNNNNNNNNNNNNNNNNNNNNNNNNNNNNNNNNNNNNNNNNNNNNNNNNNNNNNNNNNNNNNNNNNNNNNNNNNNNNNNNNNNNNNNNNNNNNNNNNNNNNNNNNNNNNNNNNNNNNNNNNNNNNNNNNNNNNNNNNNNNNNNNNNNNNNNNNNNNNNNNNNNNNNNNNNNNNNNNNNNNNNNNNNNNNNNNNNNNNNNNNNNNNNNNNNNNNNNNNNNNNNNNNNNNNNNNNNNNNNNNNNNNNNNNNNNNNNNNNNNNNNNNNNNNNNNNNNNNNNNNNNNNNNNNNNNNNNNNNNNNNNNNNNNNNNNNNNNNNNNNNNNNNNNNNNNNNNNNNNNNNNNNNNNNNNNNNNNNNNNNNNNNNNNNNNNNNNNNNNNNNNNNNNNNNNNNNNNNNNNNNNNNNNNNNNNNNNNNNNNNNNNNNNNNNNNNNNNNNNNNNNNNNNNNNNNNNNNNNNNNNNNNNNNNNNNNNNNNNNNNNNNNNNNNNNNNNNNNNNNNNNNNNNNNNNNNNNNNNNNNNNNNNNNNNNNNNNNNNNNNNNNNNNNNNNNNNNNNNNNNNNNNNNNNNNNNNNNNNNNNNNNNNNNNNNNNNNNNNNNNNNNNNNNNNNNNNNNNNNNNNNNNNNNNNNNNNNNNNNNNNNNNNNNNNNNNNNNNNNNNNNNNNNNNNNNNNNNNNNNNNNNNNNNNNNNNNNNNNNNNNNNNNNNNNNNNNNNNNNNNNNNNNNNNNNNNNNNNNNNNNNNNNNNNNNNNNNNNNNNNNNNNNNNNNNNNNNNNNNNNNNNNNNNNNNNNNNNNNNNNNNNNNNNNNNNNNNNNNNNNNNNNNNNNNNNNNNNNNNNNNNNNNNNNNNNNNNNNNNNNNNNNNNNNNNNNNNNNNNNNNNNNNNNNNNNNNNNNNNNNNNNNNNNNNNNNNNNNNNNNNNNNNNNNNNNNNNNNNNNNNNNNNNNNNNNNNNNNNNNNNNNNNNNNNNNNNNNNNNNNNNNNNNNNNNNNNNNNNNNNNNNNNNNNNNNNNNNNNNNNNNNNNNNNNNNNNNNNNNNNNNNNNNNNNNNNNNNNNNNNNNNNNNNNNNNNNNNNNNNNNNNNNNNNNNNNNNNNNNNNNNNNNNNNNNNNNNNNNNNNNNNNNNNNNNNNNNNNNNNNNNNNNNNNNNNNNNNNNNNNNNNNNNNNNNNNNNNNNNNNNNNNNNNNNNNNNNNNNNNNNNNNNNNNNNNNNNNNNNNNNNNNNNNNNNNNNNNNNNNNNNNNNNNNNNNNNNNNNNNNNNNNNNNNNNNNNNNNNNNNNNNNNNNNNNNNNNNNNNNNNNNNNNNNNNNNNNNNNNNNNNNNNNNNNNNNNNNNNNNNNNNNNNNNNNNNNNNNNNNNNNNNNNNNNNNNNNNNNNNNNNNNNNNNNNNNNNNNNNNNNNNNNNNNNNNNNNNNNNNNNNNNNNNNNNNNNNNNNNNNNNNNNNNNNNNNNNNNNNNNNNNNNNNNNNNNNNNNNNNNNNNNNNNNNNNNNNNNNNNNNNNNNNNNNNNNNNNNNNNNNNNNNNNNNNNNNNNNNNNNNNNNNNNNNNNNNNNNNNNNNNNNNNNNNNNNNNNNNNNNNNNNNNNNNNNNNNNNNNNNNNNNNNNNNNNNNNNNNNNNNNNNNNNNNNNNNNNNNNNNNNNNNNNNNNNNNNNNNNNNNNNNNNNNNNNNNNNNNNNNNNNNNNNNNNNNNNNNNNNNNNNNNNNNNNNNNNNNNNNNNNNNNNNNNNNNNNNNNNNNNNNNNNNNNNNNNNNNNNNNNNNNNNNNNNNNNNNNNNNNNNNNNNNNNNNNNNNNNNNNNNNNNNNNNNNNNNNNNNNNNNNNNNNNNNNNNNNNNNNNNNNNNNNNNNNNNNNNNNNNNNNNNNNNNNNNNNNNNNNNNNNNNNNNNNNNNNNNNNNNNNNNNNNNNNNNNNNNNNNNNNNNNNNNNNNNNNNNNNNNNNNNNNNNNNNNNNNNNNNNNNNNNNNNNNNNNNNNNNNNNNNNNNNNNNNNNNNNNNNNNNNNNNNNNNNNNNNNNNNNNNNNNNNNNNNNNNNNNNNNNNNNNNNNNNNNNNNNNNNNNNNNNNNNNNNNNNNNNNNNNNNNNNNNNNNNNNNNNNNNNNNNNNNNNNNNNNNNNNNNNNNNNNNNNNNNNNNNNNNNNNNNNNNNNNNNNNNNNNNNNNNNNNNNNNNNNNNNNNNNNNNNNNNNNNNNNNNNNNNNNNNNNNNNNNNNNNNNNNNNNNNNNNNNNNNNNNNNNNNNNNNNNNNNNNNNNNNNNNNNNNNNNNNNNNNNNNNNNNNNNNNNNNNNNNNNNNNNNNNNNNNNNNNNNNNNNNNNNNNNNNNNNNNNNNNNNNNNNNNNNNNNNNNNNNNNNNNNNNNNNNNNNNNNNNNNNNNNNNNNNNNNNNNNNNNNNNNNNNNNNNNNNNNNNNNNNNNNNNNNNNNNNNNNNNNNNNNNNNNNNNNNNNNNNNNNNNNNNNNNNNNNNNNNNNNNNNNNNNNNNNNNNNNNNNNNNNNNNNNNNNNNNNNNNNNNNNNNNNNNNNNNNNNNNNNNNNNNNNNNNNNNNNNNNNNNNNNNNNNNNNNNNNNNNNNNNNNNNNNNNNNNNNNNNNNNNNNNNNNNNNNNNNNNNNNNNNNNNNNNNNNNNNNNNNNNNNNNNNNNNNNNNNNNNNNNNNNNNNNNNNNNNNNNNNNNNNNNNNCCACCTCAATATGAAATTTGGAAAGTACACGTATTGAAATCGTGGAAGAAGGCATTTATTGCCTCTCAGTTTTGTCATGAGAAACGTGGGTCACCTGCGTCGGTGGTGGATAAGCAATTAAGAGTCCTGTTCTCGGTCATGAGATGAATGGTAAATATAAATTTCTTGTACCGTTGGTGGAGAAGAGCTCGGTGGTGGGTACCGTTCCGTCCACTCTTCCTTATCATCACGCTCAGTTTTTCATGAGAAACATTGGTCACTTGCGTCTGTGGTTGTTAAGTAGTGTAGGAGTCCAGCTCTTCCATGGTGGTTGACTGTGAACTGTGAACAGAGAAGTTGGCCCTTTGTTTCTTCTGTTTCGGACCCGATAAAAGCATGTCGTTTTATATATAGTTTCTTGAGTTTAAGATTTAAATATACGCTCAAAAAAATCTCACTCTCTTTAATAGAGATACAGTAAAATAAGATTTTATAAAGTATAAttgtttataatttataattttttataatttttttattttaaagaaaagaattttaacttttttaataaaaataaaaatatttataaattagtttTAAAAATATGTCAAAAAGTTATAAGTTACTCTCTATTTTTTCGTGGGAAATAATTTAGTCTAAAGTATTTGATTTCTCCCTTTATATAAATTTATCGTTAATTCTcttactattttttttaatttgaaataatttttttgcgtaatatatttttataattttttggaatattaatttaagtttatactaattatttcttttaacattttatatattcataatttatatgccttttaataatttgtataatattaaatttatatttcttttattataatgggtcattaataatttaaatattaaaaatacaaatttaataaaaatttacaatttatttttaaatttatttacataaataattaattaaatatatatatatatttataataatatttataaatgtttttatatattatattttattgttaaatataaatatattttatgtttattaatatttataacatataaaATTGAACACTATTATTCAAATAATTAGTTTGAGGTAGattgaaataatttaaaattttttttaattaaatttgaaataattcaaataataataaattcatatttattttaaaaatgtgATTTTTGCGGCAACTACCGGTGGCAATGCCATTATTGCTCCCAACAACTCGTGGCCAACTGGGAAGCgtaatctataaaaaaaaaaaacgtgtGAAATTACAATTGGCTAGCTACGTGCCAAGTGTGCCTTCTCGAGAAGAGCCGTACGGAATATGGGCACCCTTACCTTCATTCAGAGAGGAGCTCCATATCATtttctctctctatctctataaatagaAATGCTTCTGAGCACTCTGATATCTCAATGCTCACTCTCTGCCCTCTAATCTCTACTGCTTCATATCTAATTTAGTTATAAACTACCAATCAattgtttcttcttttctctctaaGGTATGCACCttgttcctctctctctctctctcttaaactCTCTAAGGTATGTGTACATGCATAAACAATTTAATTTGTCAACCCACTAAAAATTGAAACATTTCTTGCTTTATTGTGTGTTTGACAGTGATTATTGAAGAAAGGGATAGTGTTAGCCATGGATTTGGATTTGTCACCAAAGTTCCCACAAAAGACATTATTTGAAGGAGAAGGTGGATCATACAAGGCTTGGTCAAGTTCTGAATTAGCTGTGGCAAAGGTTGGAGGAGGAATGCTTCTTCTCCAGCCCCGTGGTTTTGCTTTTCCCCACTATACAGATTCCTCCAAAATTGGTTATGTTCTTGAAGGCAAGTCTCCACACTTCACCCACCCGCTATTTAATTCTCCGACCAAAAAGTTTCAGCAATACCTTTATAAGAAAAACTGAAGAGATTACACAAAACAGTAATTCTTTTTTGGCTTACATGCAGGTACAGAAGGAATAGTGGGAGTGGTGCTTCCTAATTCTGCAAAAGAGGTAGTATTAAAGCTTAAGAAAGGAGATATCATACCTGTGCCTCTGGGAACTCTCTCATGGTGGTATAATAATGGAGATTCAAAATTTGTTGTGGTTTTCTTGGGAGAAACTTCCAAGTCTTATATTCCTGGAGAATTCACCTACTTCTTGTTATCTGGAGGCATAGGCGTTGtggtattaataaaattatgtacaagatacatactaaatgatatgctctagggcatactactaacaatggcAGGATTCTCATCTGAATTTACCAGTCGAGCCTACAATCTCAAGAATCAAGAAGAAGCAAACAAACTCGCTAAAAGCCAAACTGGCGTGTTGATTATCAAGATAGAGGAAGGAATAATCATGCCCCAACCTCATAACGACTTTCGGGACAAAATGGTGTATAACATCGACGCAGCATCAGCTGACGTTGATGTCCAAAAGGGTGGTGTTTTTAAGACACTAACATCATCAAAATTGCCCCTTCTTGAGCAAGCAGGATTAAGTGTCAGCTATGTGAAATTAGATGCCAGTGCCATGTACTCACCCACTTACACTGCCAATGGAGCAAGTCGACTTGtttatattgttaaagggaatgGACAAGTACAAATTGTGGGTATCAATGGTAAGCGAGTCTTGGACACCAACATAAAAGCTGGCCAAATGTTTCTGGTGCCAAAATTCTTTGCTGTTGCTGTAGTTGCTGGCAGTGAAGGGATGGAGTTAGTCTCCACCTTAACTTCTACGtggtaattaatttttttttagtttctttCGAATTTACTGGACTACTAATTACAATTTATATATAGTAAAATCTTTGATTATATTTCTTGCAGGCCTTTTGTTGAGGAGCTTGCGACTAAGAATTCAGTGTGGAATGCCCTTTCTCCTATAGTTTCACAAGTTTCTCTTAACGTGACACCAGATTTTGAAGAACTCTTCAAGTCCAATATTACGAAGAACTCCATTATTATTCTTTCAACAAATTAGATATAGAGTAGCTTGAAGCTACCTTAAAAAAGCTAACTCGAAAGAAAAGATATAGATTGAAGTGCATAAATTGATATATCAACTACGCATATTTATTAAGTAATTATTTTGTGCTTCTAAAATATATGCTCctttcatataaaataattgatctCAACTCCTATAAacatagaaaaaataaaaatttaagtaaaaGGAAATACTATTTTTCAGTGCTTCTGTATAATTAgctatttttatcttttttttttatttagaaaaattttatgtgCAGATATGTGCTTTTTCGTgcacatttatttatttaaataaaattatattataaaaatactctctctttatatatattACTCTTGATTATAGCTAGTTAGAattaaaagcttataaattattaataaaagtatACTTATTCAACTTTTCTTCTCACAAAAAACTATActtattaaattcaaattaataatttaatatttatctcctatataaaatattaaaatgagaTGTTTAAATCTTTACGATATTACAACCTCATCCaattaattattttgaatttGTCGAAAAAGGCTGCTTACTTTACTAGGGCAAAGTtagataaaaaatattttctagtttTTTAAATGTTTAAAAAATTAGTTAACAAAAAGTATTTTCTTagtcaaaaaattaaattattttaaaagaaaataattttttaaaaaaaaaattatttttcaaactttaacaattttattaaaaatataaaaatatttatacataatatAAACATTTATCATTGATTTAATAttgttattaaataataaaaatattttatgaaaaaacattttttataaaataattttcaaaaaaaatattttttatatacaaattattttcataaaacaaATAAAACCAAACTCCtaaattaaataaagaaaatcaaatcaatttatatataattCTAGCTTAGGATAGGTTCAGCTTTTAATGTTTAAGgaaaaaaaatgttaaaattttccaaaagattaaaaatttctcaaaatttataattcgaaattaaaaagaaataatttattctaataaaaGTATGTGATAATGCTCATCAATTaaagatatatatttaatattatcgatgggttttaatttaataatattaaattcattcattatgttataaaaatattaagtttaaattttaattaaaaattaaataaaaaacatattaatattaatatattctgGCTGCATGCAGATTTTCCTCAAGATCATTTAAGGATTGCACTTAATTTATCGTCTTTCAATCAGACCTCAGTTTATTCATTTTAAGACTTAATCTATTAGTTCTGTTTCTTAGGATTTTTGTTGAAAATGAAGTATTTTGAACATGCATGAAATTATATAGAAAATTCACAGTTGCACAAATTCAATTGAAAGGGTAATCTCTCAGATATCAAAGAAAATGCCAGAACACCTCAGTTAGATGCAAGGCGTAATTTCAATTATCGTCTCTTAAAAggattattttattatcttttttaattttaatttatataaaaaaatactcacattataatttaatatcatttaaaatttttcgagTCAGATTTTATTGAGTACTTTAATTATTGATTTAGACATGTCTAAATGGATTAGatacaataaaaaataatttaagattTAATCTGTATAAAGATAAGTAAAAAAATAACTAGATAAAATAAAACAGTTTTTGATAATATTTCAACTACAATTAAAGAAATTGTCTTTCACGCATAATAGAGAGAAGTATTTTTTATTAAATCTTCAACAGAATTTTAtcagaaaaaattttaaataatattaaataaaaatctaaatattttataatacaaTTCAAAGATAGggaataatgatgaaataaactcAAATCCGAAGAATGGCGGATGAAATTTGTCATGACCTAACTTATGGgccagaccgacactaggacctggactggtctaaagcctccgaggcccgttgtaagtctaactattccttaacccaactctaaggctcatttgggcccaatttcaagaattcaatcggacagagtccggccataaagtggacctttcaacggggagtttttgactcacctgacctgtaaacacaatatataattaattggagagctcagctcaccctccacatacttaatgtcataaaaataaatgggagctcagctccctcatacagtccatcaaacatgcatataataatacgtttacaggtccaacatgataattatattacagacccaaatcaaataaatacttctaacacatgaggaaattctaggagttaataaaattatacaaacattaataaacaacctgcgaaggagaaaagcaggttaaccacaacaaaaatcctcctgtagcctgaaaaataatgaacaggagtgagcgttcgacttagagagtaaaatatcaattttaaccataatctctataactatctaaagctaatgcaccatgtagagtgaaatgtaatatcagcaatattttcacatcataacagcaaaaaggtaatttggagcactcacacacccgataatgtcaaacaatacatatatgggagctgatcccctatatagctctcttattcCAATctgtgccagtgaagaactcagctcggacttccacttaataaaccaaatcggggtcccagcgaagaactcaagccgtgtctaccccgaaggaccgggtcctagcgaagatctcaagccgtgtctacctgtcctatccatagccaacaccacatcacacacacgccaacgcacgcacactgctccaaattatcataacaacatccatggcactttaacagttgtgaatgcaatataaaacgtgcctagagtttaactacatagatatttacatataagtgatgcatgggcatccttgaacatataataatatcgaaattacaattaaaatttaatattttactcacagacttgacagcagtcactgtggcggttgggaggaggaagaaggctgtcccagctcacatgacaattttattata includes:
- the LOC110641744 gene encoding cocosin 1-like → MDLDLSPKFPQKTLFEGEGGSYKAWSSSELAVAKVGGGMLLLQPRGFAFPHYTDSSKIGYVLEGTEGIVGVVLPNSAKEVVLKLKKGDIIPVPLGTLSWWYNNGDSKFVVVFLGETSKSYIPGEFTYFLLSGGIGVGILLTMAGFSSEFTSRAYNLKNQEEANKLAKSQTGVLIIKIEEGIIMPQPHNDFRDKMVYNIDAASADVDVQKGGVFKTLTSSKLPLLEQAGLSVSYVKLDASAMYSPTYTANGASRLVYIVKGNGQVQIVGINGKRVLDTNIKAGQMFLVPKFFAVAVVAGSEGMELVSTLTSTWPFVEELATKNSVWNALSPIVSQVSLNVTPDFEELFKSNITKNSIIILSTN